The DNA window TCTACGGCCCATATGCGGAAGAGTATTTCCTGGCGTATTCGATGGCCAGCTACATCGGCAAGATGGCCAAGGCCGGGCGCGCGGTCTACAACCTGCCGATGTTCGTCAACGCCGCCGTGCGCGATTCGGTCGCGCCGGCCACGCCGTGGAAGAACAATTTCAACGCCGGCGGCCCGACCTACGACGTGATCGACATCTACCAGGCGGCGGCCCCCCATATCGACATCTCCGCCGCCGACCTGTACGGCAAGGAGTCGGAGCAGGTCGCGGGCAACCTGGCCAAATACCAGCGACCGGACAACGCCCTGTTTATCCCTGAGATGGCCAACGCGCCTTACTTCGCGCGTTACATCTACCAGATACTGGGACGCGGCGCGATCGGTGTCGCGCCGTTCGGCGTCGATTACGCCGACTACACCAATTATCCGCTGGGGGCGCGGACGGCCGACAAGGCCATGGCCGCGCCGTTCGGCAAGATCTACGCGGCGTTCCGGCCGATGGAGCGGATGTGGGCGACCTGGGCGCTGGAGGGGCGCACCCACGGCATCGCCGAAAGCGACGAGCGCACGCCGCAAACCATCACCATGGGCAACTGGAGCGTCAACGCGATCTTCCGTGAATGGCACATGGGCACCGTCGCGCATTCGGCCAACAAGCAGGATTTCCCGCCCGGAACCGAGTTCCCCACCGGCGGCGCCGCCTTCGCGCAAACCGGCGACAACGAGTTCATCGTGATCGGCCAGCAGGTGCGCCTGCACTTCGGCGGCGCCGGCGCCAACGCCAACAAACCGGCCATGTATTTGCGCGTCGAGGAAGGCCGCTTCGACGCGGCGGGAAAATGGATCATGCAGCGCAACTGGAACGGCGACCAGGTCGATTCCGGCCTGAACCTGCCGGCCCGTCCCACCGTCCTGAAAGTGCGCATGGGGACGTATTTAGGCGGGCTATCCCATTGACGCCGGCGGCGCCGCCTGATCGCGGCCGTGCCCGGCGTCGCGCTTGCGCAGCGCGTTGAGCATGGTCGAGCGCGACGAGCCCAGATGGACCCGCATCGCCGCCAGCGCGGCGGCGACATCGCCCTCGGCCAGCGGACGCAGGATGGCCAGGTGCTCCTGTAGCGCGTACTGGTTGCGCGGGATCTCGTCGCGCTTGTCCCACTGGTAGTGGTAATGGTAGACCATGGAGACGACGTCGTTGAGGCTCTCGGCGAAGCGGTTGTCCAGCAGGCCGATCAGGAAGGTGTGGAATTCGCGGTCGAGCGCGGGGAATTCCGCGTGGCTCTCGGCCGGTTCGCGGCCCAGCGCCTCGTGGCGCGCCAGCAGCTCGCGCAGCCTGGCGAAGGCCGGGTCGTCCGGCGCCAGCTCGGCGATCTTTTCGATCGCCTTCAATTCGAACATCTCGCGCACCTCGCCCAGCTCCTGGGCGTATTTGGTGTCGAAGGCGCACAGGCGCCAGCCGCCGCGCGGGTTCTTTTCGATCATGCCGTTGCGCGAGAAGCCGATCAGGAATTCGCGTACGGCGATGGTGCTGACCCCGGCCGCGCGCGACAGCTCGACCTCGGTGAACTCGGCGCCCGGCGGCAGGTCGCGCTCGTAGATGCGCTCCATCAGCACTTGCTGCA is part of the Oxalobacteraceae bacterium OTU3CAMAD1 genome and encodes:
- a CDS encoding DUF5597 domain-containing protein, which gives rise to MKKSPSRLVTAMCMLLLSSAHLDARAAAIPQLVQKNGRHALMVDGQPFTMLGVQAHNSSNYPGALEPVWSAVKDAHANTLEIPVAWEQVEPVEGKFDFSYVDTLVAQARRNKVRLVLLWFGTYKNTRPQYAPEWVRTDNQRFPRMLDKEGKPTYCLSTYGEETLTADTRAFVAFMAHLKKIDEADRTVIMVQVQNEVGTFNSTRDYSPKAEAAFRQPVPASVLAKKKPPVPGAPSGTWSEVYGPYAEEYFLAYSMASYIGKMAKAGRAVYNLPMFVNAAVRDSVAPATPWKNNFNAGGPTYDVIDIYQAAAPHIDISAADLYGKESEQVAGNLAKYQRPDNALFIPEMANAPYFARYIYQILGRGAIGVAPFGVDYADYTNYPLGARTADKAMAAPFGKIYAAFRPMERMWATWALEGRTHGIAESDERTPQTITMGNWSVNAIFREWHMGTVAHSANKQDFPPGTEFPTGGAAFAQTGDNEFIVIGQQVRLHFGGAGANANKPAMYLRVEEGRFDAAGKWIMQRNWNGDQVDSGLNLPARPTVLKVRMGTYLGGLSH
- a CDS encoding GntR family transcriptional regulator; this translates as MAKLPITTRRSINLLLDHAANHLAVGDPLPTEMRMTEIVASSRTAVRSALAHLVDHGLVAGMKQRYLLRKPRPDDYFDVAELHSATEQLQQVLMERIYERDLPPGAEFTEVELSRAAGVSTIAVREFLIGFSRNGMIEKNPRGGWRLCAFDTKYAQELGEVREMFELKAIEKIAELAPDDPAFARLRELLARHEALGREPAESHAEFPALDREFHTFLIGLLDNRFAESLNDVVSMVYHYHYQWDKRDEIPRNQYALQEHLAILRPLAEGDVAAALAAMRVHLGSSRSTMLNALRKRDAGHGRDQAAPPASMG